In one window of Dokdonia sp. PRO95 DNA:
- the clpP gene encoding ATP-dependent Clp endopeptidase proteolytic subunit ClpP, whose protein sequence is MDYGKEFKDFAIKDQGVNSNYYDKIITSMLPQGLTPNIIEERQMNIAIFDVFSRLMMDRIIFLGTGINDQVANIVQAQLLFLESTDANKDIQIYINSPGGSVYAGLGIYDTMQFIKPDVATICTGMAASMGAVLLCAGAKGKRSGLPHSRVMIHQPMGGAQGQASDIEITAKEILTLKKELYDIIAKHSGQDYDKVYNDSDRDYWMKADKALEYGMIDEILKRD, encoded by the coding sequence ATGGATTACGGAAAAGAATTTAAAGATTTTGCAATCAAAGATCAGGGTGTAAACTCTAATTATTACGATAAAATTATTACGAGCATGTTGCCACAAGGCCTTACTCCTAATATCATTGAAGAGCGCCAGATGAACATAGCTATCTTTGATGTATTCTCTCGTTTAATGATGGATCGCATCATTTTCTTAGGAACAGGGATTAATGACCAAGTCGCAAATATTGTACAAGCACAGCTACTATTTTTAGAGAGTACAGATGCAAATAAGGATATTCAGATCTACATTAACTCTCCTGGAGGAAGTGTATATGCGGGATTAGGTATTTATGATACGATGCAGTTTATCAAGCCAGACGTAGCTACTATCTGTACTGGTATGGCTGCCTCTATGGGAGCTGTATTGCTTTGTGCAGGAGCAAAAGGAAAGCGTAGTGGTTTGCCACATAGCCGTGTGATGATTCACCAGCCTATGGGTGGAGCACAAGGTCAAGCATCAGATATCGAGATTACGGCAAAAGAAATCTTGACACTCAAAAAAGAACTTTACGATATTATCGCAAAGCATTCTGGTCAAGACTATGATAAAGTATATAACGACAGTGATCGTGATTACTGGATGAAAGCAGATAAAGCGCTTGAGTACGGTATGATTGACGAAATTTTGAAGAGAGATTAA
- the tig gene encoding trigger factor: MNITKEQIDDLNAVVKVEIVKEDYNDKVESILKNYRKTANIPGFRKGHVPMGMIKKQYGTAVRVDEVNKLLQEALGKFLQEEKLDVLGNPLPKNQEGFDWDTDDYNFEFELGMAPKFDVNLTPKKAITSYKIKVDDKMVDSQVTTIRKQYGTLVSQTEVAKDSEITGTFVNEEAGIDNQATFEIEQVKGKKNVDALVGAKPGDVITLKTKSLFSEPGTYQAALKISEDQAKEMNAELTFTLTETNKREQADLDQELFDKLFGKDVVKSTTELKEKIKEDGERQFVQQSDQQLMNDVTERLIDETKFDLPSDFLARWIQSSGEKPMTDEEAKEEFTRSEKGLRWQLIEGKVVTDNKLQVTFEELKDYAKDMIKSQMMQYGQMNPEDKELEDIAARILGNQEEVKRLSEQLMNVKMLAFFKENVKLKEKEVTFDEFVKEVYN; this comes from the coding sequence ATGAATATTACAAAAGAGCAAATAGACGACCTGAACGCAGTAGTAAAGGTAGAAATCGTTAAAGAAGATTATAACGATAAAGTAGAGTCTATCCTTAAAAACTACCGTAAAACGGCAAATATTCCTGGTTTTAGAAAAGGTCACGTCCCTATGGGAATGATTAAAAAGCAGTATGGAACAGCTGTAAGAGTTGATGAGGTTAATAAATTACTTCAAGAGGCTTTAGGTAAGTTTTTACAAGAAGAAAAGCTAGATGTTTTAGGTAATCCACTACCTAAAAACCAAGAAGGGTTTGATTGGGATACAGATGATTATAATTTTGAATTTGAATTAGGGATGGCTCCTAAGTTTGATGTAAATCTTACACCAAAGAAAGCTATCACGAGTTATAAAATCAAAGTAGATGACAAGATGGTAGATAGCCAGGTCACTACCATAAGAAAGCAATACGGTACACTAGTTTCTCAAACAGAAGTAGCAAAGGATAGTGAAATCACTGGTACTTTTGTAAACGAAGAAGCAGGTATAGACAACCAAGCGACTTTTGAAATAGAGCAAGTAAAAGGAAAGAAAAATGTAGATGCATTAGTAGGTGCAAAGCCTGGTGATGTAATCACATTAAAAACAAAAAGTTTGTTTTCTGAGCCTGGAACATACCAAGCTGCGTTAAAGATCTCTGAAGATCAAGCAAAAGAAATGAACGCAGAACTTACCTTTACACTAACCGAAACAAACAAGCGTGAGCAAGCAGATCTTGACCAAGAGCTATTTGATAAATTATTTGGTAAGGATGTTGTAAAAAGCACAACAGAGCTTAAAGAGAAGATTAAAGAAGATGGAGAGCGCCAGTTTGTACAACAGAGCGATCAACAACTTATGAATGACGTTACTGAGCGTCTTATAGATGAAACTAAGTTTGATCTTCCTTCAGACTTCCTTGCTAGATGGATACAATCTAGTGGTGAGAAGCCTATGACAGATGAGGAGGCAAAAGAAGAGTTTACTCGCTCTGAGAAAGGCTTAAGATGGCAGCTTATAGAAGGGAAAGTAGTTACAGATAATAAACTTCAAGTGACTTTTGAAGAATTAAAAGACTACGCAAAAGATATGATCAAATCGCAGATGATGCAATACGGTCAGATGAACCCAGAAGATAAAGAGCTAGAAGATATCGCAGCACGTATACTTGGTAATCAAGAAGAGGTAAAGCGTTTATCTGAGCAGCTTATGAATGTAAAAATGCTTGCATTCTTTAAAGAAAATGTAAAACTTAAGGAGAAGGAAGTAACCTTTGACGAATTTGTTAAGGAAGTTTACAATTAG
- a CDS encoding phage holin family protein has protein sequence MKSIIKILLTAVAVVVLSKLLPGVVVSGFVTAIIVAIILALLKFIVRPVLVILTLPVTILTFGLFLFIINAFIILIADYFISGFSVSGIWIALLFSILLSIFQSILFSLIKDDSKS, from the coding sequence ATGAAATCTATCATCAAAATTTTACTAACAGCCGTTGCGGTAGTAGTGCTTTCAAAGCTCCTTCCGGGCGTGGTCGTAAGCGGTTTTGTGACAGCGATTATTGTCGCTATCATACTCGCGCTACTTAAATTTATCGTGAGACCGGTACTTGTCATACTTACATTGCCAGTAACGATTTTGACCTTTGGTTTATTCCTATTTATCATCAATGCTTTTATAATATTAATAGCAGATTATTTTATAAGTGGCTTTTCGGTGAGCGGTATTTGGATAGCATTACTGTTTAGTATCCTGCTTAGTATTTTTCAAAGTATATTGTTTTCACTTATTAAAGACGACAGCAAGAGCTAG
- a CDS encoding SGNH/GDSL hydrolase family protein, producing the protein MKKYFNYIALPALALGLVACEPEFDNDIAENDDFYTSGSADFSSYVSVGNSLTAGFADGALYITGQENSYPNIMAQQFALAGGGSFSQPLVSDNLGGLTLGGMQITENRFVLATDADGNPGPARLAGTPTTEVSNIVAGPFNNVGVPGAKSFHLVAPGYGNVAGVATGQANPYFARFASTANTTVMAEALAANPTFFSLWIGNNDILGFATSGGAGVDQTGNPDATTYGPNDITDPTLFAGVYAQEVAALTSTGAKGALVNIPDVTSIPFFTTVPSQAIPLDEETAATLNASFAAYNTQVLPGLASFGVITAEEAAARQINFSAGANFITIQDEDLTDISAIVQGAPFNLDPITASLLSQLRQTTNEDLIPLTTAGVLGTVDEAYVGFLVSQGLPVEQAGLLAINGVSRPLQDQFVLTTQEQALVTAAQTEYNATIQALADANGLAYVDARTALQNVANGGVAFSGGILSSQFVTGGAFSLDGVHPSPRGYAFTANAVINAINNTYGSTIPVVDIGDYATVTISNDVN; encoded by the coding sequence ATGAAAAAATATTTCAATTATATAGCACTTCCGGCACTAGCACTAGGACTAGTTGCTTGTGAACCAGAATTTGATAATGATATCGCAGAGAATGATGATTTTTACACTAGTGGTAGTGCAGACTTCTCAAGCTACGTTTCTGTAGGAAACTCGCTTACTGCAGGTTTTGCAGACGGAGCATTGTATATCACGGGTCAAGAAAACTCATACCCTAACATTATGGCGCAGCAATTTGCGCTTGCAGGAGGAGGTAGTTTTTCTCAACCACTAGTAAGTGATAACCTTGGAGGACTTACTTTAGGAGGTATGCAAATTACAGAAAACCGTTTTGTACTCGCTACAGACGCAGATGGTAACCCAGGACCTGCACGTCTTGCAGGAACTCCTACTACAGAAGTTTCAAATATCGTTGCTGGACCATTTAATAATGTGGGTGTACCAGGGGCAAAAAGTTTTCATCTTGTAGCTCCAGGTTACGGTAACGTTGCTGGTGTAGCTACAGGTCAAGCAAATCCTTATTTTGCTCGTTTTGCTAGTACAGCAAACACGACTGTAATGGCAGAGGCACTTGCGGCAAACCCAACATTCTTTTCTTTATGGATAGGTAATAATGATATTTTAGGTTTTGCAACATCAGGTGGTGCTGGAGTTGATCAAACTGGAAACCCAGATGCGACTACTTATGGCCCTAATGATATTACAGATCCTACATTATTTGCAGGTGTTTATGCTCAAGAAGTAGCGGCACTTACAAGTACAGGAGCAAAAGGAGCATTAGTAAACATTCCAGATGTAACTTCTATTCCTTTCTTTACAACAGTTCCTTCTCAGGCAATACCACTAGATGAGGAAACAGCAGCAACACTTAATGCAAGTTTTGCAGCTTATAATACACAAGTGTTGCCAGGACTAGCCTCTTTTGGAGTGATTACAGCAGAAGAAGCTGCTGCTCGCCAAATTAACTTTAGTGCAGGAGCAAACTTTATCACTATTCAAGACGAAGATTTGACTGATATTTCAGCTATTGTTCAAGGAGCGCCTTTTAACTTAGATCCTATTACAGCTTCTTTATTATCTCAACTACGTCAAACTACAAATGAAGATTTAATTCCGCTTACAACTGCTGGAGTTTTAGGAACTGTAGATGAGGCTTACGTAGGATTCTTAGTTTCTCAAGGTCTTCCTGTAGAACAAGCTGGATTATTAGCAATAAACGGTGTGTCTAGACCATTACAAGATCAGTTTGTTCTTACTACGCAAGAGCAAGCACTCGTAACGGCAGCACAAACAGAATACAACGCAACAATCCAGGCGCTAGCAGACGCAAATGGACTTGCTTATGTAGATGCTAGAACTGCCCTACAAAATGTAGCAAACGGAGGTGTCGCTTTTAGCGGTGGTATTCTTTCTTCGCAATTTGTGACGGGAGGAGCATTCTCACTAGATGGAGTACATCCATCACCTAGAGGTTATGCATTTACTGCAAACGCGGTCATTAATGCCATTAATAACACATATGGATCAACGATTCCAGTTGTAGATATAGGAGACTATGCTACGGTAACAATAAGTAATGATGTAAACTAG
- a CDS encoding outer membrane protein transport protein has translation MKKVLSVVVLLLVCAVTYAGGYRVSLQGQRGLAMGHTGVAMVNNAEIAFFNPGGLVHLEGKLNVAVGGFGVFSDVKFQNAEFGQTSQTDSPTGTPLYLYASYNVSEKLAVGLAVYTPYGSTVEYPTDWSGSHLVNSIDLSAIFVQPMVSVKLLEDLSIGGGPILAIGGVNFNRNLSRNLTDIDGNRSNVELDSQGLTAFGFSVGAMITPNDQWSFGVNYRSKIDIDVEQGDGEAVFSNVPNSPLAPIANGTYDFTATLPLPAEWTVGVSYKPSDKWTLNFDWNYAEWDAYEALDIMFLNTDGSLALESINPRNYKNASSYRLGAQFDVSSKFVLRAGAYFDESPVQEGFFAPETPRNDSYGFTGGFTYNVTDKLAIDASFLYLTFKEIDASYDSYVEGGERVPFGGTYKSSAFAPGLGLSYKL, from the coding sequence ATGAAAAAAGTATTAAGTGTCGTTGTGCTACTACTCGTTTGTGCTGTTACCTATGCCGGTGGATACCGAGTAAGTTTACAAGGACAACGCGGTCTAGCGATGGGTCACACTGGTGTGGCAATGGTTAATAATGCAGAGATTGCATTTTTTAACCCAGGAGGTCTAGTGCATCTAGAAGGAAAATTAAATGTAGCCGTAGGAGGTTTTGGAGTATTCTCTGATGTGAAGTTTCAGAATGCTGAGTTCGGACAGACTTCACAAACTGATAGTCCTACAGGAACGCCTTTGTATTTATATGCAAGCTATAACGTAAGTGAAAAACTAGCAGTAGGTCTAGCAGTGTACACTCCTTACGGAAGTACTGTAGAGTATCCAACAGATTGGTCTGGATCACATCTTGTTAATAGTATCGATCTGTCGGCTATTTTTGTACAACCTATGGTTTCTGTAAAATTACTTGAAGATTTAAGTATTGGAGGAGGACCTATCCTAGCTATTGGAGGGGTTAACTTTAATCGTAATCTATCTCGTAACCTTACTGATATTGATGGTAATCGTTCAAATGTAGAGCTTGACTCACAAGGACTAACTGCTTTTGGTTTTTCTGTAGGAGCTATGATTACTCCTAATGATCAGTGGTCTTTTGGAGTTAACTATAGGTCTAAGATTGATATCGATGTAGAGCAAGGAGATGGTGAAGCAGTATTCTCAAATGTGCCTAACTCTCCATTAGCACCTATTGCAAATGGAACTTATGACTTTACAGCAACACTACCATTACCTGCAGAGTGGACGGTAGGAGTTTCTTATAAGCCATCAGATAAGTGGACGCTTAACTTTGACTGGAATTATGCAGAGTGGGATGCTTACGAAGCATTAGACATTATGTTCCTTAATACAGATGGTTCTCTAGCATTAGAGTCTATTAATCCTCGTAACTATAAAAATGCTTCAAGTTACCGTCTAGGTGCTCAGTTTGATGTAAGTTCAAAATTTGTACTACGTGCAGGTGCTTACTTTGATGAGTCTCCAGTACAAGAAGGTTTCTTTGCTCCAGAAACTCCACGTAACGATTCTTACGGATTTACAGGTGGATTTACTTATAACGTAACAGATAAGTTAGCGATTGATGCTTCTTTCCTTTACCTAACATTTAAGGAAATTGATGCTTCTTACGATTCTTATGTAGAAGGTGGAGAGCGCGTTCCTTTTGGAGGAACTTACAAATCAAGTGCATTTGCACCAGGTTTAGGTCTTAGTTATAAATTATAA
- a CDS encoding alpha/beta fold hydrolase produces MLHSNIIGEGEPLIILHGFLGMGDNWKTLAKQFAGDGFQVHLIDQRNHGRSFHSDAFSYELMVEDLKFYCVENSLENFNLLGHSMGGKVAMLYATTYPNMIKKLIIADIGVKEYPQHHQVILEGLTALSNDTQAMTSRSGADDFLSTYITDVGTRMFLLKNLYWKEKGVLGFRMNLKALIENIEQIGKSLPEGASYGGDVLFLRGDRSNYILDEDEKGLYNAFAKAKLSTISNAGHWLHAENPKDFYKEVINFL; encoded by the coding sequence ATGTTACATTCTAATATCATAGGAGAAGGTGAGCCGCTCATCATATTACACGGTTTTCTAGGAATGGGTGATAACTGGAAGACGCTGGCAAAGCAATTTGCAGGAGACGGTTTTCAAGTGCATCTTATAGATCAGCGTAATCATGGGCGTAGTTTTCATAGTGATGCTTTTAGCTACGAGTTAATGGTAGAAGATCTCAAATTTTACTGTGTAGAAAATAGTCTAGAAAATTTCAACTTACTTGGTCATTCCATGGGAGGTAAGGTCGCTATGCTTTATGCAACCACCTATCCAAATATGATTAAAAAACTGATCATCGCAGATATAGGTGTAAAAGAGTATCCACAACATCACCAGGTCATTCTTGAAGGATTAACTGCCTTATCAAACGATACTCAAGCAATGACCAGTCGTTCAGGAGCAGATGATTTTCTTTCCACATACATTACAGATGTAGGAACTAGAATGTTCTTGCTTAAAAATCTTTATTGGAAAGAAAAAGGTGTGTTAGGTTTTAGAATGAATCTTAAAGCACTTATAGAAAACATAGAACAGATAGGGAAGTCACTTCCGGAAGGAGCTAGCTATGGAGGGGATGTACTTTTTTTAAGAGGAGACAGGTCAAATTATATTCTTGATGAGGATGAAAAAGGTCTTTATAACGCTTTCGCGAAAGCAAAATTAAGCACTATTTCAAATGCTGGACATTGGCTTCACGCAGAAAATCCTAAAGATTTTTATAAAGAAGTGATAAATTTTTTATAA
- a CDS encoding pyridoxine 5'-phosphate synthase, with product MTKLSVNINKVATLRNARGGNVPDLLKVAGDLEKMGAQGITIHPRPDERHIRYQDARDLVDVVTTEYNIEGNPIQKFIDLVLETKPTQVTLVPDAVDAITSNAGWDTIKHKSFLQEVIQEFKNAGIRTSIFVDPVLEMVEGAKETGADRIELYTESYADGYVLNKEEAIKPFIAAAFHASDVGLGINAGHDLSLDNIEYFHNSIPDLLEVSIGHALMSESLYLGFETVVASYLKKLQ from the coding sequence ATGACAAAATTAAGTGTAAACATAAATAAGGTGGCCACGTTGCGTAATGCAAGAGGAGGTAATGTTCCAGATTTATTAAAAGTTGCGGGCGACCTGGAGAAAATGGGTGCTCAAGGAATAACCATTCACCCCCGTCCAGATGAGCGTCATATAAGGTATCAAGATGCGAGAGATCTTGTAGATGTAGTTACTACAGAGTATAACATAGAAGGAAATCCTATCCAGAAGTTCATAGACTTAGTTCTCGAGACTAAGCCTACCCAAGTTACACTTGTTCCAGATGCTGTAGATGCTATTACAAGTAATGCTGGTTGGGATACTATAAAACACAAAAGTTTCTTGCAAGAAGTAATTCAAGAGTTTAAAAATGCGGGAATACGCACCTCAATTTTTGTAGATCCAGTGCTAGAAATGGTAGAAGGAGCAAAAGAAACTGGCGCAGACCGCATCGAGCTTTATACAGAGTCATATGCAGATGGTTATGTGCTTAATAAGGAAGAAGCGATAAAACCATTTATAGCTGCTGCTTTTCATGCGAGTGATGTAGGATTAGGAATTAATGCTGGTCATGATTTATCACTAGATAATATTGAATATTTTCATAATAGCATTCCAGATTTGTTAGAGGTATCTATAGGTCATGCGTTAATGTCAGAGTCTTTATATCTAGGTTTTGAAACGGTGGTGGCGTCTTACCTCAAAAAACTGCAGTAA